In Arcobacter sp. F2176, the following are encoded in one genomic region:
- a CDS encoding YbfB/YjiJ family MFS transporter, whose protein sequence is MKKINLLDKDSNASIILAGILALIIGVGVARFVFTSLLPPMLEDYLTVSFAGILASVNYAGYLAGSIFAVFIKDIYTKVKFFRLGMIISILTTLVLATTHNETLWLISRIIAGFGAAMALVVGSAIVMYKLKIDNKTKAMGIHFSGIGFSILVTDLIVRAVFYFQGTWQEAWLVLTIFAFFASFYSMYILSFGKRVDANVVKHHFDIKLFSPFVILLIIAYFCEGVGFVVQATFIPDIINSLEGLKGYGNLTWTLVGLAGIPSCIIWMNLAHKYGSVNIIIIAMLLQVVGILISALTNNLYLNLLSGVLYGGTFIGLVALFMSLGGKLSGANPVVLMGALTTAYGVGQVLAPLYSIALIDKFGNYTYALYLTAFIVFSGVVLLFISKILNIVKE, encoded by the coding sequence TTGAAAAAAATAAACCTTTTAGATAAAGATTCAAATGCTTCTATTATACTCGCAGGAATCCTTGCATTAATTATTGGAGTGGGAGTAGCAAGATTTGTATTTACATCTTTACTTCCTCCTATGCTTGAAGATTATTTAACTGTTAGTTTTGCTGGTATTTTAGCTTCTGTTAATTATGCAGGATATTTAGCTGGTTCTATTTTTGCTGTATTCATAAAAGATATATATACAAAGGTAAAGTTTTTTAGACTTGGGATGATTATATCTATTTTAACAACCTTAGTTTTAGCTACAACACATAATGAAACTTTATGGTTAATCTCAAGAATAATCGCAGGATTTGGAGCCGCTATGGCTTTAGTTGTAGGTTCTGCAATTGTAATGTACAAACTAAAAATAGATAATAAAACAAAAGCCATGGGGATACATTTTTCAGGAATTGGGTTTTCTATTTTAGTTACTGATTTAATTGTTCGTGCAGTATTTTATTTCCAGGGAACTTGGCAAGAAGCTTGGTTAGTTTTAACTATTTTTGCCTTTTTTGCATCTTTTTATTCTATGTATATTTTATCTTTTGGTAAAAGAGTAGATGCAAATGTGGTAAAACACCATTTTGATATAAAACTATTTTCACCCTTTGTAATACTTCTTATTATTGCATATTTTTGTGAAGGTGTTGGGTTTGTTGTTCAAGCAACTTTTATTCCTGATATTATTAATTCACTTGAAGGTCTAAAAGGATATGGTAATCTTACTTGGACTCTTGTTGGACTAGCAGGTATTCCCTCTTGTATTATTTGGATGAATTTAGCACACAAATATGGAAGTGTAAATATAATCATTATTGCTATGTTATTACAAGTAGTTGGAATACTAATTTCAGCCCTTACAAATAATCTATACCTTAACCTATTATCTGGTGTTTTATATGGAGGTACTTTTATAGGTCTTGTAGCACTATTTATGAGTCTAGGAGGCAAACTTTCAGGTGCAAACCCTGTTGTTCTAATGGGAGCACTTACAACTGCTTATGGAGTAGGACAAGTTTTAGCACCATTATATAGTATAGCCTTAATAGATAAATTTGGAAACTACACTTATGCACTTTATTTAACTGCTTTTATTGTATTTTCAGGTGTAGTATTATTGTTTATCTCAAAAATTCTAAATATAGTAAAGGAATAG
- the ygiD gene encoding 4,5-DOPA dioxygenase extradiol yields MSITRRKFTYLAGISTLFATLPSWAKESTKIAPALFIGHGTPMNAFIENRFTKEWEKIAQLIKKPKAILVISAHWETMFPAVSTAANPETIYDYYGFPEFMYEFKYPAPGAPKIAKHVSETFKEEVFTDPIRGLDHGAWTVLSRLFPKADVPVFEFSLAQSMTPKEHFLLANEMYELRKQGIMIIGSGNIVHNIPSAKSDTMHGTRDVVHDWAKSFDEKVTSKIDSGDYEALVNYQEMGKDALMAVPSPEHFLPLLYVLGCVKKDEQHKYFAQGFQEGSFSMRSVLFS; encoded by the coding sequence ATGAGTATCACTCGAAGAAAATTTACTTACTTAGCAGGTATTAGCACCCTATTTGCCACCCTACCATCATGGGCAAAAGAAAGTACTAAAATAGCTCCTGCCCTATTTATAGGACATGGAACACCTATGAACGCCTTTATAGAAAATAGATTTACTAAAGAATGGGAAAAAATCGCTCAATTAATAAAAAAACCAAAAGCCATCTTAGTAATTTCAGCACATTGGGAGACCATGTTTCCAGCTGTCAGTACAGCTGCTAATCCTGAGACAATATATGATTATTATGGTTTTCCTGAATTTATGTATGAATTTAAATATCCAGCCCCTGGTGCCCCAAAAATTGCAAAACATGTCTCAGAGACATTCAAAGAAGAGGTCTTTACAGACCCAATAAGAGGTTTGGACCATGGAGCTTGGACTGTATTATCAAGACTTTTCCCAAAAGCTGATGTACCAGTATTTGAGTTTAGCTTAGCCCAATCAATGACTCCAAAAGAGCATTTTTTATTAGCAAATGAGATGTATGAGCTAAGAAAACAAGGGATTATGATAATAGGTTCAGGAAATATTGTTCATAATATTCCCAGTGCAAAAAGTGATACTATGCATGGTACTAGAGATGTAGTTCATGATTGGGCAAAAAGTTTTGATGAAAAAGTAACTTCAAAAATAGATAGTGGTGATTATGAGGCTTTAGTAAATTACCAAGAAATGGGCAAAGATGCTCTGATGGCAGTTCCTAGCCCTGAGCACTTTTTGCCACTTTTATATGTTTTAGGATGTGTAAAAAAAGATGAACAACATAAATATTTTGCTCAAGGATTTCAAGAAGGCTCTTTTTCTATGAGGTCAGTTCTTTTCTCATAA
- a CDS encoding phytanoyl-CoA dioxygenase family protein produces MKLTQEQIEQFHKDGFILIKDFAPHDLCEKILEKANYHLKNKIKPIETESEYLEANDETNTVRRLRQVYQREDVFKEWMTYEETLPMLQQLFGEEVVLTLAHHNSIMTKMPKDSSRTSWHQDRRYWHFDNNDLISIWLSLDDEFIENGLLEFVPGSHKLNLEKDQFDEKSNFLDEHPKNMEIIKNRVHTNLKRGDIVLFHCKTLHHAGKNITDKPKISFVYTTRAISNKPLKNTRSDVSEVLLG; encoded by the coding sequence ATGAAATTAACACAAGAACAAATAGAACAATTTCACAAAGATGGTTTTATACTTATCAAGGATTTTGCACCACATGATTTATGTGAAAAAATCTTAGAAAAAGCAAATTATCATTTAAAAAATAAAATTAAACCAATAGAGACAGAATCTGAATACTTAGAAGCAAATGATGAGACAAATACAGTAAGACGATTAAGACAAGTTTACCAAAGAGAAGATGTTTTTAAAGAATGGATGACATATGAAGAGACTCTTCCAATGCTTCAACAACTATTTGGTGAAGAGGTAGTTTTAACCTTAGCTCACCATAACTCAATAATGACAAAGATGCCAAAGGATTCATCAAGAACATCTTGGCATCAAGATAGAAGATATTGGCACTTTGATAATAATGATTTGATTTCTATTTGGCTTAGTCTTGATGATGAGTTTATAGAAAATGGACTTTTAGAATTTGTTCCAGGAAGTCATAAACTAAATCTTGAAAAAGATCAATTTGATGAAAAATCAAACTTCCTAGATGAACACCCTAAAAATATGGAGATAATCAAAAACAGAGTTCATACAAACCTAAAAAGAGGGGATATAGTTCTGTTTCATTGTAAAACTTTGCACCATGCAGGCAAAAACATAACAGATAAACCAAAAATCTCTTTTGTTTATACAACAAGAGCTATTAGTAACAAACCTCTAAAAAACACAAGAAGTGATGTATCAGAGGTATTGCTTGGATAA
- a CDS encoding helix-hairpin-helix domain-containing protein, translating to MDNLITLLEEKTSFSKSVIKNILQLLDDGCTIPFIARYRKEQTSNASDEELRVFEEIYNYSLKLLKRKEEILNLLQEKNFLDDKIKANINSATTLQALEDIYTPFKDKKSSRTTIAIQNGLEPLANFIQCLKYSKKECQEKAKSFLNKEVTSVDEALKGASDIIAQRYADDFKSKEVVRNSILNYGTIQTKPTKTFDKNGLYKNLSEVNEKIKYIKSYRFLAINRATNEKELTFKIEVDEDFICENIKKYKIPTWANSSSELVFDAYKDGLKRLLLPSLKREAITILKEKASYEAINLFGKNLKELLLTPPLVNQTILGLDPGFRTGCKVAVISDDGLFLDSAVIYPTKPKEDFANSAKTLLALIKKHKVNSIAIGNGTASNETASFVSNFIKENSLDVKFAVVSEIGASVYSASKIANEEYPNLDVTIRGAISIASRLRDPMAALVKIDPKSLGIGQYQHDVNQKDLASKLENVTIDLVNKVGVDINSASYKLLSFVSGFSETMAKNIIAHREKIKKFKSKKELLDVKGIGSKAYEQGVGFLRIKEGSSILDNTAIHPENYALVSTLQKKYKIEDIKTSDIENIAKELNTSKLLLEDIINELQKPGFDVRSEFDEIEFSDDIKTIEDLKEGFFVSGIVRNITDFGAFVDIGLKNDGMIHISQMSEKRISHPSEILSINQQLKKIKIISIDLKKNKVGLSLK from the coding sequence TTGGATAACTTAATAACACTTTTAGAAGAGAAAACATCTTTTTCTAAAAGTGTTATCAAAAATATCTTACAACTTCTTGATGATGGGTGTACTATTCCTTTTATTGCAAGATATAGAAAAGAACAAACTTCAAATGCAAGTGATGAAGAGCTAAGAGTTTTTGAAGAGATTTATAATTATTCACTAAAACTTTTAAAAAGAAAAGAGGAGATATTAAATCTTCTACAAGAAAAAAACTTCTTAGATGATAAAATCAAAGCAAATATAAATTCTGCCACAACACTTCAAGCACTAGAAGATATTTACACACCCTTTAAAGACAAAAAATCATCTAGAACTACAATTGCCATACAAAATGGTTTAGAACCTCTAGCAAACTTTATACAGTGTTTAAAATACAGTAAAAAAGAGTGCCAAGAAAAAGCCAAATCTTTTTTAAATAAAGAAGTTACAAGTGTAGATGAAGCACTAAAAGGTGCAAGTGATATTATCGCCCAAAGATATGCAGATGATTTTAAATCAAAAGAAGTAGTTAGAAATAGTATTTTAAACTACGGAACAATACAAACTAAGCCCACAAAAACATTTGATAAAAATGGCCTTTATAAAAACTTATCAGAAGTAAATGAAAAAATAAAATATATAAAATCATATAGATTTTTAGCCATAAATAGAGCAACAAATGAAAAAGAACTAACTTTTAAAATTGAAGTTGATGAAGATTTTATTTGTGAAAATATAAAAAAATACAAAATCCCAACTTGGGCAAATAGTTCAAGTGAGCTTGTATTTGATGCCTATAAAGATGGACTAAAAAGACTTCTACTTCCTAGTTTAAAAAGAGAAGCTATAACAATCTTAAAAGAAAAAGCTTCATATGAAGCCATAAATCTTTTTGGAAAAAACCTAAAAGAACTACTTCTAACTCCACCCCTAGTTAATCAGACTATTTTAGGACTAGACCCTGGATTTAGAACTGGTTGTAAAGTGGCAGTTATAAGTGATGATGGACTTTTTTTAGATAGTGCAGTTATTTATCCAACAAAACCAAAAGAAGACTTTGCTAACTCTGCTAAAACTCTGTTGGCTTTGATAAAAAAACACAAGGTAAACTCAATAGCCATAGGAAATGGAACAGCTTCAAATGAAACTGCCTCTTTTGTATCAAACTTTATAAAAGAAAACTCTTTAGATGTAAAATTTGCAGTTGTAAGTGAAATAGGGGCAAGTGTTTATTCTGCTTCAAAAATAGCCAATGAAGAGTATCCCAACCTTGATGTTACAATTAGAGGTGCCATTTCAATAGCTTCAAGGCTTCGTGATCCAATGGCAGCTTTGGTTAAAATAGACCCAAAATCACTTGGTATTGGACAATACCAACACGATGTAAATCAAAAAGATTTAGCTTCAAAACTAGAAAATGTAACAATAGACTTAGTAAATAAAGTAGGAGTTGACATAAACTCTGCTTCATATAAGCTTTTATCTTTTGTATCAGGTTTTAGTGAAACTATGGCAAAAAACATTATAGCCCATAGAGAAAAAATCAAAAAATTTAAATCAAAAAAAGAACTACTTGATGTAAAAGGTATAGGTTCAAAAGCTTATGAACAAGGGGTGGGATTTTTAAGAATAAAAGAGGGAAGTTCTATTTTGGATAATACTGCAATTCACCCAGAAAATTATGCTTTAGTAAGTACCTTACAAAAAAAATATAAAATAGAAGATATAAAAACAAGTGATATTGAAAATATAGCAAAAGAGCTAAACACTTCAAAACTTCTTTTAGAAGATATTATAAATGAGTTACAAAAACCAGGATTTGATGTAAGAAGCGAATTTGATGAAATAGAGTTTTCAGATGATATCAAAACAATAGAAGACTTAAAAGAGGGATTTTTTGTCTCTGGAATCGTACGAAATATCACAGACTTCGGAGCTTTTGTAGATATAGGTCTAAAAAATGATGGAATGATACACATCTCACAAATGAGCGAAAAAAGAATCTCACACCCTAGTGAAATACTTAGCATAAACCAACAACTAAAAAAGATAAAAATCATATCAATAGATTTAAAAAAAAATAAAGTAGGACTTAGTTTAAAATAA
- a CDS encoding acyl-CoA thioesterase yields the protein MEYTTQRMVTYPHLNAAGILVGGTALSWIDQDAMVYAANLLDTSRIATAKVSEVVFNSAANIGDILITGVELVRVGKTSITLKCELRNKTTNKVIVQVEEVVLVTIDFNKKPTPHKLYKEKMAK from the coding sequence TTGGAATATACAACACAAAGAATGGTAACTTATCCTCATCTAAATGCTGCTGGTATTTTAGTTGGTGGGACAGCTTTATCTTGGATTGACCAAGATGCTATGGTTTATGCTGCAAATTTATTAGATACTAGTAGAATTGCTACTGCAAAAGTATCAGAAGTCGTATTTAATAGTGCTGCAAATATTGGTGATATTTTAATTACAGGAGTTGAACTAGTAAGAGTAGGAAAAACTTCAATTACATTAAAATGTGAACTTAGAAATAAAACAACAAATAAAGTAATAGTTCAAGTTGAAGAAGTAGTTTTAGTAACAATTGATTTTAACAAAAAACCAACTCCACACAAACTTTATAAAGAGAAAATGGCTAAATAA
- a CDS encoding flavodoxin has protein sequence MKTAIFYASSTGNTSNIAELIGKELSIDSIHDIADVSLSKINEYENVIFGISTWGDGDLQDDWDDNFEQLKEVDFSSKKVALFGLGDQDGYPDTYLDAMGIVYEQLKSMGANVVGEWERDESYEFDDSKAFVDNKFVGLALDEDTQDDLTNQRVSKWVSYIKDDFI, from the coding sequence GTGAAAACAGCAATATTTTATGCAAGTAGTACGGGAAATACTTCAAATATAGCAGAATTAATAGGAAAAGAATTATCAATAGATTCAATTCATGATATTGCAGATGTAAGTCTATCAAAAATTAATGAGTATGAAAATGTAATATTTGGAATATCAACTTGGGGTGATGGTGATTTACAAGATGACTGGGATGATAATTTTGAACAATTAAAAGAAGTAGATTTTTCATCAAAAAAAGTAGCTTTGTTTGGATTAGGAGATCAAGATGGATATCCAGATACATATTTAGATGCTATGGGTATTGTTTATGAACAACTAAAAAGTATGGGTGCAAATGTGGTAGGGGAATGGGAAAGAGATGAATCCTATGAGTTTGATGACTCAAAAGCTTTTGTTGATAATAAATTTGTAGGTTTGGCTTTGGATGAAGATACACAAGATGATTTGACTAATCAAAGAGTTTCAAAATGGGTATCTTACATAAAAGATGATTTTATTTAG
- a CDS encoding glycosyltransferase, with product MQKFLYITDQTEYSDNSFIGPLFEKYLTKHFEIHIIYFSKYKASFERKDNNKIIIPLADKLNVIDVLGHNGIDLKEYKIVAVRNDTKILKEVLKKRIVFDYKVAFRLSFPKRIAKLQIDEANNKKSYFDIISNKIKLHQETSLINDCDLFLPTTIKMRDNYLKDVKTKTFVIPSAIDPEVLHENIQHESEEKRFFYAGTLDKLREFETVLDAFSQIETKSFKIMISTKDPEYAQELLGKYPNLRANFELSNATSKEELLDLIAKADIGLSILPDIALFNTSTPVKIMDYYASAVPCIMSKNDNNLSIFDDNKTAWLCDFDKDSIKTKLEEIISLPKENITQVGIDGQKRLLDIRNYERIADALAHQLNIL from the coding sequence ATGCAAAAGTTTTTATATATTACTGACCAAACAGAATATAGCGATAATAGTTTTATTGGCCCTTTATTTGAAAAATACTTAACTAAACATTTTGAAATACATATCATATATTTTTCTAAATATAAAGCATCTTTTGAAAGAAAAGATAATAATAAAATCATTATTCCCCTTGCAGATAAACTAAATGTTATAGATGTTTTAGGACATAATGGAATAGATTTAAAAGAGTATAAAATAGTAGCTGTAAGAAATGATACAAAAATATTAAAAGAAGTACTTAAAAAAAGAATCGTTTTTGATTATAAAGTTGCTTTTAGATTATCATTTCCAAAAAGAATTGCCAAGCTTCAAATTGATGAAGCAAACAACAAAAAAAGCTATTTTGATATAATCTCAAATAAAATTAAACTACACCAAGAAACATCACTAATAAACGATTGTGACCTATTTCTTCCAACAACTATAAAAATGAGAGATAACTATTTAAAAGATGTGAAAACAAAAACTTTTGTTATTCCTTCAGCTATTGATCCAGAAGTTTTACACGAAAATATACAACATGAAAGTGAAGAAAAAAGATTTTTTTATGCAGGAACTTTAGATAAATTAAGAGAATTTGAAACAGTATTAGATGCCTTTTCTCAAATTGAGACTAAAAGCTTTAAAATCATGATTTCTACAAAAGACCCAGAATATGCCCAAGAGTTATTGGGTAAATATCCTAACTTAAGAGCAAATTTTGAATTAAGTAATGCCACATCAAAAGAGGAGTTATTGGATTTAATTGCAAAAGCTGATATTGGTTTATCAATTTTACCTGATATTGCTTTATTTAACACCTCAACACCTGTTAAAATCATGGATTATTATGCTTCTGCTGTTCCTTGTATAATGTCAAAAAATGATAACAATCTTTCTATTTTTGATGATAACAAAACAGCTTGGCTTTGTGACTTTGACAAAGATTCAATTAAAACAAAACTTGAAGAGATAATCTCATTACCAAAAGAAAATATCACTCAAGTTGGAATTGATGGACAAAAAAGACTTTTAGATATAAGAAACTATGAAAGAATCGCTGATGCTTTAGCTCATCAATTAAATATCTTATAA
- a CDS encoding LysR family transcriptional regulator, whose amino-acid sequence MDSNLLKVFVSVANKKSISKAANSLKYAQSNVTSRIKQLEKNLECKLFHRVPSGVILTHEGERLYPHAVDIIKKIELATLDMKDMLKQEQLIVASTESNAVTRIVNFLINIHNEFPDIQLELITNTTGEIKKMIMDYKVDMAFVSGVPQENELLVLNKVDEELVLVEPFEEVVPNVFLSFKKGCAYSDFAQDYLFELTQVEHKKLEFGSYDTILGCVKAGMGKSILPLSIVKKLRFEDEVKILKLNKKAWDMPTCLVCRKDNIPKIADYLKELAL is encoded by the coding sequence ATGGATTCAAACTTACTAAAAGTATTTGTAAGTGTTGCAAATAAGAAGTCTATTTCAAAAGCTGCAAATAGTTTAAAATATGCTCAGTCAAATGTAACTTCTAGAATAAAACAGTTAGAAAAAAATCTTGAATGTAAACTTTTTCATAGAGTTCCTTCTGGTGTTATCTTAACACATGAAGGGGAAAGACTTTACCCACATGCAGTAGATATTATAAAAAAAATAGAGTTAGCAACTTTAGATATGAAAGATATGCTAAAGCAAGAGCAGTTAATTGTTGCTTCAACTGAATCAAATGCTGTGACAAGAATAGTAAACTTTTTAATAAATATACACAATGAATTCCCAGATATTCAACTAGAACTTATCACAAATACAACAGGTGAAATCAAAAAAATGATAATGGACTACAAAGTAGATATGGCTTTTGTTAGTGGTGTACCTCAAGAAAATGAACTCCTTGTATTAAATAAAGTTGATGAAGAATTAGTTTTAGTTGAACCTTTTGAGGAAGTGGTTCCAAATGTATTTTTGAGTTTTAAAAAAGGGTGTGCATACAGTGATTTTGCTCAAGATTATCTTTTTGAACTAACACAAGTGGAACACAAAAAGTTAGAATTTGGCAGCTATGATACTATTTTAGGATGTGTAAAAGCTGGAATGGGAAAATCAATACTTCCTTTAAGTATTGTAAAAAAATTAAGATTTGAAGATGAGGTTAAAATTTTGAAGTTAAATAAAAAAGCTTGGGATATGCCTACTTGTTTAGTATGTAGAAAAGATAATATTCCTAAAATTGCAGACTATTTAAAAGAACTTGCGTTATAA
- a CDS encoding 4-oxalocrotonate tautomerase family protein, whose amino-acid sequence MPYINVKMTHEDGGATKEQKEKLSKGITELFSEIFGRGASSAVVLIEEVSTDNYAIGGKTITNIREEQKKN is encoded by the coding sequence ATGCCATATATAAATGTAAAAATGACCCACGAAGATGGAGGGGCAACAAAAGAACAAAAAGAAAAACTTTCAAAAGGTATAACTGAACTTTTTTCAGAGATTTTTGGAAGAGGAGCTTCAAGTGCTGTTGTTCTTATAGAAGAGGTTTCTACTGATAATTATGCAATTGGTGGAAAAACAATTACAAATATAAGAGAAGAGCAAAAAAAGAATTGA
- the sucC gene encoding ADP-forming succinate--CoA ligase subunit beta: protein MNLHEYQAKNLYRKYDIPTTKGKLLTHPSQLDDILRSVGKNKWVIKAQVHAGGRGKVGGVVLVNSKKEANEEVRRLLGSTLITHQTSAQGQPVNSIYIEEPCDIKDEIYLAFIVDRTSQRIMIITSSEGGMDIEEVAERFPEKILRNPINPIVGIMPAQCRQICEDLGFDKDLSAQMIDLMKNIYKMFVQKDLSLVEINPLVVTKNNKLICLDGKVVVDNSALYRQPKMNEIRDDSQEDERELKAEKLDLNYVSLDGNIACMVNGAGLAMATMDLIKTHGGEPANFLDVGGSVNEKRVIEAFEIILSDTKVNGILVNIFGGIVRCDIIAAGIIGAAQKMNINIPIVVRLEGTNAKEGLELIKNSTVTVYEEADLDKAALKIIELSNKGVK from the coding sequence ATGAATTTACATGAGTATCAAGCAAAAAACTTATATAGAAAATACGACATTCCTACTACAAAAGGCAAACTTTTAACTCACCCTTCTCAACTAGATGATATCTTAAGAAGTGTTGGAAAAAACAAATGGGTAATCAAAGCTCAAGTTCATGCAGGTGGAAGAGGTAAAGTGGGTGGAGTTGTTTTAGTTAATTCTAAAAAAGAAGCCAATGAAGAAGTAAGAAGATTATTGGGAAGTACTCTAATAACGCACCAAACAAGTGCACAAGGACAACCTGTAAATTCTATTTACATAGAAGAACCTTGTGATATAAAAGATGAAATATACCTAGCCTTTATTGTTGATAGAACATCTCAGAGAATTATGATAATTACTTCTAGTGAAGGTGGTATGGATATTGAAGAAGTGGCGGAGCGATTTCCTGAAAAAATCCTAAGAAATCCAATAAATCCGATTGTTGGAATCATGCCAGCTCAATGTAGACAAATCTGTGAAGACTTAGGTTTTGACAAAGACCTTAGTGCTCAAATGATAGATTTAATGAAAAATATATATAAAATGTTTGTACAAAAAGATTTATCACTAGTAGAGATAAATCCTTTAGTTGTAACAAAAAATAATAAACTTATCTGTTTAGATGGAAAAGTTGTAGTTGATAATTCAGCACTTTATAGACAACCAAAAATGAATGAGATAAGAGATGATTCACAAGAAGATGAAAGAGAACTAAAAGCTGAAAAATTAGATTTAAATTATGTAAGTTTAGATGGAAATATTGCTTGTATGGTAAATGGTGCAGGTTTAGCAATGGCAACTATGGATTTAATAAAAACTCATGGGGGAGAACCAGCAAACTTCCTTGATGTAGGGGGAAGTGTAAATGAAAAAAGAGTTATTGAAGCTTTTGAAATTATTCTTTCTGATACAAAAGTAAATGGTATTTTAGTAAATATTTTTGGTGGAATTGTAAGATGTGATATTATTGCTGCTGGTATTATAGGAGCTGCCCAAAAGATGAATATAAATATTCCAATTGTAGTAAGACTTGAAGGAACAAATGCAAAAGAGGGACTTGAGTTGATAAAAAATTCAACTGTAACAGTTTATGAAGAGGCTGATTTAGATAAGGCCGCTTTAAAAATCATTGAGCTATCAAATAAAGGAGTTAAATAA
- the sucD gene encoding succinate--CoA ligase subunit alpha: protein MAILIDKNTKVLVQGLTGAQASFHTQRAIAYGTNVVSGVVPGKRGQRHFDLPIYNTVECAKRLTGANASIIYVPAPFCKDAIIEASENGIETIVCITEGIPTIDMLDIKAVVDLNGSRLIGPNCPGIITPNQCKMGIMPENIHMAGSVGIVSRSGTLTYEAVNQSTLAGFGQSTCVGIGGDPVPGSDFIDILKMFEEDPDTKAIVMIGEIGGAKEEAAAEYIKYNITKPVVSYIAGVTAPKGKRMGHAGAIIDGGKGTAEEKYLALERAGVTTVRTITAIGAALKEVHPK, encoded by the coding sequence ATGGCTATTTTAATTGATAAAAATACAAAAGTATTAGTTCAAGGTTTAACAGGAGCACAAGCTAGTTTCCATACTCAAAGAGCCATAGCATATGGTACAAATGTAGTTTCAGGAGTAGTTCCAGGTAAAAGAGGTCAAAGACATTTTGACTTACCTATTTACAACACAGTTGAATGTGCTAAAAGATTAACAGGAGCAAATGCTTCAATTATATATGTTCCAGCACCTTTTTGTAAAGATGCTATTATAGAAGCAAGTGAAAATGGAATAGAGACTATTGTTTGTATCACAGAAGGAATCCCTACAATTGATATGCTAGATATAAAAGCAGTAGTTGATTTAAATGGTTCAAGACTTATAGGTCCAAATTGTCCAGGAATAATAACTCCCAATCAATGTAAAATGGGAATCATGCCAGAAAATATCCACATGGCTGGAAGTGTTGGAATTGTTTCTCGTTCTGGAACACTAACCTATGAAGCTGTAAATCAATCAACATTAGCAGGATTTGGACAAAGTACTTGTGTAGGTATTGGTGGAGATCCCGTTCCAGGAAGTGATTTTATAGATATTTTAAAAATGTTTGAAGAAGACCCTGATACAAAAGCAATCGTAATGATTGGAGAAATTGGTGGAGCAAAAGAAGAAGCTGCTGCTGAATACATCAAATACAACATTACTAAACCTGTTGTTTCTTATATCGCAGGAGTAACAGCTCCAAAAGGCAAAAGAATGGGACATGCAGGTGCAATTATTGATGGAGGAAAAGGAACAGCTGAAGAGAAATACTTAGCCCTAGAGAGAGCAGGAGTAACAACAGTTAGAACAATTACTGCCATTGGTGCTGCTTTAAAAGAAGTTCATCCTAAATAA